The Dokdonia sp. 4H-3-7-5 genomic interval TGGGCACAAGAAAAAGGTGTAGAGCCAGTCCCTTTTCCTAGTAATTTTATCATGGGCGGTGGTGACGCATCTCTTGAAGATCTCATCAAGTCTACAAAGAAAGGAATCCTCGTTACCAGATTATGGTACATACGTTCTGTAGATCCTCAAACATTACTGTACACAGGTCTTACCCGCGACGGAACTTTTTACATTGAGAACGGAAAAATCAAGTATCCTGTAAAGAACTTCCGCTTTAATGAGAGTCCTATTATTATGCTTAATAATCTAGAAACTCTTGGCAAGCAAGTACGCGTTGATGGTAGTTTAATCCCGTATATGAAAATACGTGACTTTACTTTTACCAGTCTTTCAGATGCTGTATAAAAACGTATAAATTATATAAGACTGGTTATCACAAAAGTGGTAGCCAGTTTTTATTTTAGGTTCGCTTTCGCGAAAGCGTGAGTGGAATGAAACAATGTCAATAAATCATGAAATTTAATACTACGATACCTAAAAAGTTATCTCCATTTTATGAAGATGAACTTAGAGCTTATATCAAAGCTTATCGTGCAGGTGATTTACAGCTTGCTTGGAACCATCTTGAACGCGCACATATTATTGGACAACGTTATCCTTATAATCATACATACGTTCACTGGAAAATGTTGCAATTTGGTGTACGTATAAAAAGTTCTAAAGAAGTGATAGGCCAAATTCCACGTTTAGTAGTAGGCGGTGTAAAATCATTTGTTGGGAAGATACCGGTAGGTAATCCTGGCGGAGCCAATGTTGCTCCATTACAAGCATTTCCTATAGATGTGGAGCTACAAAATATATTCAAAAAAGCTGGAGTAAGCGTTTTGTAAAAGATGAATAGTAACTTATAATGAATAACAAATTCTTCTTTACGCGCTTACAATACGAATCTGGAGACTGGGACGTAGATCAGCGTATGCCTTCTAATTTGCTTAACTCACTGGTAGAGTATACTACCCTTGCGGTAGATACTAAGGAGAACATTATCTCACTAGCGAGTGATGAGATTTTTAAATGTCCGTTTTGTTACATCTCAGGACATAAGCTCGTACAGTTTACAAAGAAGGAAAAAGAGAATTTTAAAAAATATATAGAAAACGGAGGTTTCGTTTTTGCAGATGACTGTAACCACGACATCGACGGGTTATTTGCCAAATCATTTGAGCGCCAGATGGAAGAGATTTTTGGTCAAGATGCACTCAAAAAAATACCTAACGACCACGAG includes:
- a CDS encoding DUF4159 domain-containing protein produces the protein MNNKFFFTRLQYESGDWDVDQRMPSNLLNSLVEYTTLAVDTKENIISLASDEIFKCPFCYISGHKLVQFTKKEKENFKKYIENGGFVFADDCNHDIDGLFAKSFERQMEEIFGQDALKKIPNDHEIYNVFFEFEDGPPTTSQELNGWGDDLVHEYLKAIEVNGRIGVLYSNKDYGCEWDYDFRNKRWYKIDNTKFGVNIVMYALTS
- a CDS encoding DUF3703 domain-containing protein, giving the protein MKFNTTIPKKLSPFYEDELRAYIKAYRAGDLQLAWNHLERAHIIGQRYPYNHTYVHWKMLQFGVRIKSSKEVIGQIPRLVVGGVKSFVGKIPVGNPGGANVAPLQAFPIDVELQNIFKKAGVSVL